The following proteins come from a genomic window of Echinimonas agarilytica:
- a CDS encoding PilZ domain-containing protein, with translation MMEERRQFSRIVLDWPVEIIQHGERWPSTLIDLSFKGVLLNCERIELEPNATIRIHLHIPQSQLDLEFKAHLLRQNGSVLAFVIDALDIESMSELRRVIELNLGDEGALHREMEQLLAVR, from the coding sequence ATGATGGAAGAACGTCGCCAGTTTTCAAGGATAGTATTAGATTGGCCTGTGGAAATAATTCAGCATGGAGAACGCTGGCCTTCAACTTTAATCGACTTATCGTTTAAAGGCGTTTTGCTTAATTGCGAGCGCATTGAACTGGAGCCCAACGCCACCATCAGAATTCATTTGCACATCCCACAGTCTCAGCTTGATTTAGAGTTCAAAGCTCATTTGCTGCGACAAAATGGTTCAGTATTAGCATTCGTGATTGACGCCTTAGACATAGAAAGCATGAGTGAGCTTCGCCGCGTTATTGAATTAAACTTGGGCGATGAAGGCGCACTTCACCGAGAAATGGAGCAATTGCTTGCCGTTCGGTAA
- the ettA gene encoding energy-dependent translational throttle protein EttA produces the protein MSQFVYTMNRVGKIVPPKREILKNISLSFFPGAKIGVLGLNGAGKSTLLRIMAGVDQDYEGEARPMADIKVGYLPQEPKLNEEQTVREAVEEALGDVKKAMARLDEVYAEYAEEGADFDALAREQGELEAIINAQEGHNIENQLERAADALRLPEWDAVIKNLSGGERRRVAICRLLLEKPDMLLLDEPTNHLDAESVGWLERFLVDYSGTVVAITHDRYFLDNAAGWILELDRGHGIPWEGNYSSWLEQKDARLKEEASQEKARQKTIEKELEWVRSNPKGRQAKSKARMARFEELQSGDHQARNETNELFIPPGPRLGDKVIDVENLSKSFGDRVLIENLSFSVPKGAIVGIIGPNGAGKSTLFKMLSGAEQPDSGSVSVGETVQMASVEQFRDSMVDSNTVYQEISEGEEILRIGSFEINSRAYVSRFNFKGSDQQKRIGDLSGGERNRVHLAKLLKAGGNLLLLDEPTNDLDVETLRALEEALLEFPGCAMVISHDRWFLDRIATHILDYRDEGQVNFYEGNYTEYEAWLTETLGKDAAAPHRLKYKRIHK, from the coding sequence ATGTCCCAATTTGTCTATACCATGAATCGCGTGGGGAAAATTGTTCCACCAAAGCGCGAGATTCTTAAAAACATCTCATTGAGCTTTTTCCCTGGCGCCAAAATTGGCGTACTCGGCCTCAATGGTGCGGGTAAGTCAACATTACTACGCATTATGGCCGGCGTGGATCAAGATTATGAGGGCGAAGCACGCCCTATGGCCGACATCAAAGTGGGCTACCTACCGCAAGAACCTAAGTTAAATGAAGAACAAACGGTGCGCGAGGCCGTTGAAGAAGCCCTCGGTGACGTAAAAAAAGCTATGGCGCGGCTCGATGAAGTGTATGCCGAATATGCCGAAGAAGGTGCAGATTTTGATGCCCTTGCCCGCGAACAAGGCGAGCTTGAAGCCATTATCAATGCCCAAGAGGGGCACAATATCGAAAACCAACTTGAACGTGCCGCCGATGCATTGCGCCTCCCTGAATGGGATGCAGTGATCAAAAATCTATCGGGTGGTGAGCGCCGTCGCGTGGCAATCTGTCGATTACTGCTTGAAAAGCCAGACATGCTGCTACTCGACGAACCCACCAACCACTTAGACGCCGAATCTGTCGGTTGGCTTGAGCGCTTTCTGGTTGATTATTCGGGCACTGTTGTGGCCATTACCCATGACCGCTACTTCCTCGACAATGCAGCCGGTTGGATCTTAGAACTTGACCGCGGCCACGGGATTCCGTGGGAAGGCAATTATTCGAGCTGGTTAGAGCAAAAAGATGCTCGCCTCAAAGAAGAAGCCTCTCAAGAAAAAGCGCGCCAAAAAACGATTGAAAAGGAACTCGAATGGGTGCGTTCTAACCCGAAAGGTCGACAAGCAAAAAGCAAAGCACGTATGGCGCGTTTTGAAGAGCTACAAAGCGGCGATCACCAAGCCCGTAACGAAACCAATGAATTATTCATTCCACCGGGCCCACGTTTGGGTGATAAGGTCATCGACGTTGAAAATCTGAGCAAAAGCTTTGGTGATCGCGTACTCATTGAGAATTTGTCATTCTCAGTTCCCAAAGGTGCCATTGTTGGCATTATCGGCCCCAACGGTGCCGGTAAATCAACATTATTTAAAATGCTCAGCGGCGCAGAACAACCCGACAGTGGCTCAGTCTCTGTGGGCGAAACAGTGCAAATGGCATCTGTCGAGCAGTTTCGTGACAGCATGGTCGACAGCAATACTGTTTACCAAGAGATCTCCGAGGGTGAAGAAATTCTTCGCATTGGCAGTTTTGAAATTAACTCGCGCGCTTATGTGTCACGTTTTAATTTTAAAGGTAGTGATCAACAAAAACGCATTGGTGACTTGTCTGGAGGTGAGCGCAACCGCGTTCACTTAGCCAAACTGCTCAAAGCTGGCGGCAACCTGCTACTGCTGGATGAGCCCACCAATGACTTGGATGTTGAAACTCTTCGAGCACTCGAAGAAGCCTTGTTAGAATTCCCAGGCTGCGCCATGGTGATCTCGCATGACCGTTGGTTCCTCGACCGTATTGCAACGCATATTCTTGATTACCGTGACGAGGGGCAAGTGAATTTCTATGAGGGTAACTACACCGAATATGAAGCATGGCTAACCGAAACCCTCGGTAAAGATGCAGCAGCACCGCACCGCTTGAAATACAAACGAATTCACAAGTAA
- a CDS encoding PilZ domain-containing protein, with product MDIETYRPLIEQLKPLVKDPEFGELLARFVRTEPNQAQFFIKMELKRLAEPCIRVIDCRPRAGENAKSVTVAGITHYLDSHTQVAFEREMKVFGRYTMGVYETVIAVEKSLRAANKAAPTKANNVNAEDLNPDVAASMYNVPLLKLGSHVQRRAERLILSAKVNAVLPGDRRIDAYISDFSIQGIKLRLPAHIHLIEKAIVHIDLSFMRFGDDLTPDNWQGRYRLIGVHKQNALHKWVRLQRVDNDKMLTERIERYFEANRARLTIDTDSAVESVQSRGFEDAYFRQVTGIPILIGLTEQGLKPIRTLRSQANQELFDYWRGLNGRLHIGSMLTTARIRELSAAMKKGQTTLLYSFSHLANGQLNYYVASHQELEEKGLKELFFQTGSQRDSWRVMSATIHALSQQDATRPLALPEEMKQKINTQQLDRESRAKLAPLKGVVMLFDITSRMGANCYRTLYRSELNDANQLAQFQLKMTGNPIQEESFEFRHQRSEPRYMYRTDVTARMTERAASGSTINLSGKGLQIQLKKSLPVAEGDLIMISVPKLQNLDKSAKLTDVPYRVVAMNQSQTLISLRVNNDTVHPTVVPFMKNLLKLNADKLKKTTEQASLPDYVSALRNMLVPILPHPALFVSRIENKVQVSHVATSNDDNGIVSFLEQLHQQTKNPQGRFVNLTIIERGPQFNQMILRPLRVLQEGGIGCFAECLIAAQRGANNKITEVECMYLQDTSDPIEAQAFIEAAKKKSDFFAVRINVSRYGNPNFTSINKELHYISDYASHKAQQLEKQLFSIMGIGEIVDITEEMMVRLCINNTAAPEPV from the coding sequence ATGGATATAGAAACTTACCGCCCTTTAATTGAACAATTAAAGCCCTTGGTCAAAGATCCGGAATTCGGAGAGCTTTTAGCGCGCTTCGTTCGAACCGAGCCAAACCAAGCACAGTTCTTTATCAAAATGGAGCTAAAACGCCTAGCAGAGCCTTGCATTAGGGTCATCGACTGCCGCCCTAGAGCCGGTGAAAACGCCAAATCGGTCACAGTCGCAGGAATAACCCATTATTTAGACAGCCATACTCAAGTTGCGTTTGAGCGCGAAATGAAAGTGTTCGGGCGCTACACCATGGGTGTCTATGAAACCGTCATAGCGGTTGAAAAATCACTCCGTGCAGCGAATAAAGCAGCGCCAACCAAAGCGAACAATGTTAATGCCGAAGACTTGAACCCCGATGTGGCCGCATCGATGTACAATGTGCCACTGCTCAAACTAGGCTCTCATGTTCAGCGCCGCGCAGAACGCTTAATACTATCCGCTAAAGTCAATGCGGTATTGCCTGGCGACCGTCGCATAGACGCATATATTTCAGACTTTTCCATTCAAGGCATTAAGCTTCGCCTGCCCGCACATATTCACTTAATTGAAAAAGCCATCGTTCATATCGATCTCAGTTTTATGAGATTTGGTGACGACTTAACTCCCGACAACTGGCAAGGCCGCTACCGTCTGATTGGAGTTCACAAGCAAAATGCACTGCACAAGTGGGTTCGTTTACAACGCGTAGACAATGATAAAATGCTCACTGAACGCATCGAACGTTATTTTGAGGCTAATCGAGCACGACTCACTATAGACACAGATTCAGCGGTTGAATCAGTTCAATCTCGCGGCTTTGAAGATGCTTATTTTAGGCAAGTGACCGGAATCCCCATTCTAATTGGCCTCACCGAGCAAGGTCTGAAACCTATTCGCACACTTCGTAGCCAAGCCAATCAAGAACTGTTTGACTACTGGCGAGGACTCAATGGGCGCTTGCATATTGGCAGTATGCTCACCACGGCGCGTATTCGAGAATTGTCTGCGGCTATGAAAAAGGGCCAAACGACCTTGCTTTATAGCTTCTCTCATTTGGCCAATGGGCAACTTAATTATTATGTTGCGTCACACCAAGAGCTCGAAGAAAAAGGCCTGAAAGAACTGTTCTTTCAAACGGGCAGTCAGCGTGACAGTTGGCGTGTAATGTCTGCAACCATTCATGCTCTTTCTCAACAAGATGCAACTCGGCCGCTCGCATTGCCCGAAGAAATGAAGCAGAAGATCAACACACAGCAGCTCGACCGCGAATCACGGGCCAAACTTGCTCCCCTCAAAGGCGTGGTGATGTTATTCGACATCACAAGTCGAATGGGCGCGAACTGCTATCGCACCTTGTATCGTTCTGAACTGAACGATGCAAACCAGTTAGCTCAATTCCAATTGAAAATGACAGGCAACCCAATTCAAGAAGAGTCATTTGAATTTCGCCATCAACGGAGCGAACCACGCTACATGTATCGAACCGACGTGACCGCTCGTATGACGGAACGCGCAGCAAGTGGCAGTACCATTAATCTTTCAGGAAAAGGCTTACAAATTCAGCTTAAAAAATCGCTCCCTGTGGCCGAAGGCGATTTGATTATGATTTCGGTACCCAAACTCCAAAATTTAGATAAAAGTGCAAAACTGACTGATGTGCCCTATCGAGTCGTGGCCATGAATCAATCTCAAACTCTGATCAGTTTACGGGTTAACAATGACACCGTTCACCCAACGGTTGTGCCGTTCATGAAGAACTTATTAAAGCTTAATGCCGATAAGCTCAAGAAAACGACGGAGCAAGCGTCACTGCCCGATTATGTGAGTGCATTGCGAAACATGCTGGTGCCCATATTGCCCCACCCTGCGCTCTTTGTGAGCCGAATTGAAAACAAGGTCCAAGTATCTCATGTGGCCACCAGCAATGACGACAACGGTATTGTCAGTTTCTTAGAGCAACTTCACCAGCAAACTAAAAACCCTCAAGGTCGTTTTGTAAACCTCACCATCATTGAGCGAGGGCCGCAATTCAATCAAATGATATTGCGACCACTGAGAGTGCTGCAAGAAGGCGGAATAGGCTGTTTTGCTGAGTGCTTAATTGCGGCTCAACGCGGTGCCAATAACAAAATTACAGAAGTGGAATGCATGTACTTGCAAGACACCTCTGACCCTATTGAGGCACAAGCATTTATTGAAGCCGCTAAGAAAAAATCAGACTTCTTTGCCGTTCGAATCAATGTCTCAAGATATGGAAATCCAAATTTCACGTCCATTAACAAAGAGCTGCATTACATTAGTGATTATGCTTCTCATAAAGCACAGCAACTCGAAAAGCAGCTATTTTCGATTATGGGAATTGGCGAAATTGTGGATATTACAGAGGAAATGATGGTGCGACTTTGTATCAACAATACAGCCGCACCTGAACCAGTTTAA
- the radA gene encoding DNA repair protein RadA has translation MAKSKTSFVCTECGSDFPRWQGQCSSCQEWNTISEVRLSSAPTRNPVANRQGYTGATQAKVQTLNEIDLQQLPRFSSGFSELDRVLGGGIVPGSAILIGGNPGAGKSTLLLQVMCQLAQARKALYITGEESLQQVAMRAQRLNLPVDKLRMLAETNVESICQLAEQEKPDIIVIDSIQVMHLDDIQSAPGSVSQVRESAAFLTRYAKQTGTAIIMVGHVTKDGSLAGPKVLEHCIDCAVMVDGSSDSRFRTLRGNKNRFGPVNELGVFAMTGQGLKEVSNPSAIFLSQAEEQAPGSIVMVVWEGTRPLLVEIQALADYTQLSNPRRVAVGLEQNRLAMLLAVMHRHGGLQMSDQDVFVNVVGGVRVAETGADLALLLALVSSFKNQVLPHDWVVFGEVGLSGEIRPVANGQERIQEAAKHGFKRAIVPAANAPKEAIKGIEIVPVKSLNEALDAI, from the coding sequence ATGGCAAAATCTAAAACATCATTTGTCTGCACTGAATGTGGTTCAGACTTTCCACGTTGGCAGGGGCAGTGCAGTTCGTGTCAAGAGTGGAACACTATATCGGAAGTTCGCTTAAGCAGTGCTCCGACCCGCAATCCGGTGGCAAATCGCCAAGGGTATACGGGAGCAACACAGGCCAAAGTGCAAACCTTGAATGAAATCGACTTGCAACAGTTGCCTCGTTTTAGCAGTGGTTTTAGTGAGCTTGATCGAGTGCTCGGTGGCGGAATCGTGCCGGGTTCAGCCATTCTGATTGGCGGTAACCCAGGCGCAGGTAAAAGTACGTTATTACTCCAGGTGATGTGCCAATTAGCCCAAGCGCGCAAAGCGCTTTACATCACAGGCGAAGAGTCGCTTCAGCAAGTGGCGATGCGGGCTCAACGACTGAACTTGCCCGTTGATAAACTCAGAATGCTGGCAGAAACCAATGTTGAGTCCATCTGTCAGTTGGCGGAGCAAGAGAAACCCGACATCATTGTGATTGATTCAATACAAGTGATGCATTTAGACGATATTCAGTCTGCGCCTGGTAGCGTATCGCAAGTTCGAGAGTCCGCTGCATTCTTAACGCGATATGCAAAGCAAACCGGCACTGCCATTATCATGGTAGGCCATGTGACCAAAGACGGCTCGCTTGCGGGGCCGAAGGTTTTGGAACACTGCATAGACTGTGCTGTTATGGTTGATGGCTCTTCTGATAGTCGCTTTCGAACCCTCCGTGGTAACAAGAACCGTTTTGGCCCTGTGAATGAGCTCGGTGTCTTTGCCATGACTGGGCAGGGCTTGAAAGAAGTGTCGAATCCTTCCGCTATTTTCTTATCGCAAGCTGAAGAGCAAGCACCAGGCAGTATTGTGATGGTTGTTTGGGAAGGCACACGGCCCTTGTTAGTTGAAATTCAAGCGCTGGCCGATTACACCCAATTGTCCAACCCTCGACGTGTAGCTGTGGGGCTGGAGCAAAACCGATTGGCCATGCTGCTGGCAGTAATGCATCGGCATGGTGGTTTGCAAATGTCTGATCAGGATGTGTTTGTGAATGTTGTGGGTGGTGTGCGAGTTGCTGAAACAGGCGCCGATTTAGCATTGTTGCTGGCGCTCGTTTCGAGCTTTAAGAATCAAGTCTTGCCGCACGATTGGGTCGTTTTTGGTGAGGTGGGGTTGTCTGGAGAGATTCGCCCTGTGGCCAATGGTCAAGAACGCATTCAAGAGGCTGCCAAACACGGTTTTAAGCGCGCTATTGTTCCGGCTGCAAACGCACCGAAAGAGGCCATCAAAGGCATTGAGATTGTGCCTGTTAAATCTCTGAATGAAGCCTTGGACGCAATATAA
- a CDS encoding VOC family protein, with protein MKLRIVCGALLLLVQSLANASQVQFPPITDERANLPGKFIWYDIFTATPQSSLKFYQAVFGWQAIAVEAGNIKYYTFYNGDHPVAGLVQRDSVLQSTSKALWLPSISAASTQKAEKMITASGGKVLMESRDLLGRGEALIARDPSGALFATLQTNGKDPEDFQAEAGDWIWQQLYSHQPTKATAFYQTLFNYNTFEHTLQNKEGVEHYILASQSHARGAIRAMPEAFSQTAKSQWVPFVQVESVAQTLDIAIENGATIVMAPDSDVLDGQLAVLSDPNGAVIGVMTWEYTPQEAK; from the coding sequence GTGAAATTAAGGATCGTGTGCGGAGCATTATTGCTCTTGGTGCAAAGCCTCGCCAATGCATCGCAAGTTCAATTCCCCCCCATTACTGATGAACGGGCCAATTTGCCGGGCAAGTTTATTTGGTATGACATTTTCACAGCCACCCCGCAATCATCATTAAAGTTTTATCAAGCTGTGTTCGGCTGGCAAGCCATTGCGGTTGAAGCTGGGAATATCAAATACTACACATTTTATAATGGTGACCACCCTGTTGCAGGTCTAGTACAACGCGACTCAGTGTTACAAAGCACGAGCAAGGCTTTGTGGCTTCCGAGTATTAGCGCAGCCAGTACACAAAAAGCAGAGAAAATGATTACGGCTTCTGGCGGTAAAGTTTTAATGGAGTCACGCGATCTGTTAGGGCGCGGCGAAGCGCTTATCGCACGTGACCCAAGTGGCGCTCTGTTTGCCACATTGCAAACAAATGGCAAGGATCCAGAAGATTTTCAGGCTGAAGCGGGCGATTGGATTTGGCAGCAGCTTTATAGCCACCAACCCACCAAAGCCACGGCCTTCTATCAAACTCTGTTTAACTACAATACGTTTGAGCACACCTTGCAGAATAAGGAAGGCGTTGAACATTACATTCTTGCCAGTCAATCTCATGCCCGCGGAGCCATTCGCGCAATGCCAGAAGCATTTAGCCAAACGGCGAAATCTCAGTGGGTGCCGTTTGTACAAGTTGAAAGCGTGGCGCAGACACTCGATATTGCGATCGAAAATGGTGCCACCATCGTCATGGCGCCAGACAGTGACGTACTCGACGGTCAGCTCGCTGTATTAAGCGACCCCAATGGTGCTGTGATTGGTGTAATGACGTGGGAATACACCCCACAGGAGGCCAAGTAA